The Vitis riparia cultivar Riparia Gloire de Montpellier isolate 1030 chromosome 3, EGFV_Vit.rip_1.0, whole genome shotgun sequence genome includes a region encoding these proteins:
- the LOC117911216 gene encoding thaumatin-like protein 1 has protein sequence MGRLSCCSSIFILNISLMAFSTGVLGATFTFVNRCEYTVWPGILANAGSARLDSTGFELPKGTSRSFLAPTGWSGRFWGRTGCSFDGSGLGSCVTGDCGSGTIECNGAGAAPPATLAEFTLGTGGQDFYDVSLVDGYNLPMIVEGSGGSGMCASTGCTVDLNQGCPAELKVGDGSACRSACEAFGSPEYCCSGAYSTPATCRPSVYSEMFKSACPRSYSYAYDDATSTFTCAGADYTVTFCPSSPSQKSSRDSSPTTTGTPTDETGVSGSGTYEQGVSGSGTYEPGVSGSGTMGSMTIGSGSGSDSGAMLADGSWLAGLAMGDSARAHSPSSFAASLALSFLLFSFVYL, from the exons ATGGGTCGTCTCTCTTGTTGCTCTTCCATTTTCATCTTGAACATCTCACTCATGGCCTTTTCCACTG GTGTTTTGGGTGCTACATTCACGTTTGTGAACAGGTGCGAGTACACTGTGTGGCCGGGAATTCTCGCAAATGCCGGCAGTGCCAGGCTCGACAGCACTGGCTTCGAGCTACCAAAGGGCACTTCCCGTTCGTTTCTGGCTCCGACAGGTTGGTCCGGTAGGTTCTGGGGGCGAACAGGGTGCAGCTTTGACGGATCTGGGTTGGGTTCTTGCGTCACTGGCGACTGTGGGTCGGGGACCATCGAATGCAACGGCGCCGGTGCTGCCCCGCCGGCGACACTGGCGGAGTTCACTCTCGGCACCGGCGGGCAGGACTTCTACGACGTGAGCCTCGTCGATGGCTACAACCTGCCGATGATAGTGGAAGGGAGTGGTGGGTCGGGAATGTGCGCGTCGACGGGCTGCACGGTGGATCTCAACCAGGGCTGTCCGGCGGAGCTGAAGGTCGGAGACGGCAGCGCGTGCAGGAGCGCGTGCGAAGCGTTTGGGAGCCCGGAGTACTGTTGCAGCGGCGCGTACAGTACGCCCGCCACCTGCCGGCCGTCGGTGTACTCGGAGATGTTCAAGTCCGCTTGCCCCAGATCCTACAGCTATGCCTATGATGATGCCACCAGTACCTTCACATGTGCCGGCGCTGATTATACGGTGACGTTTTGCCCCTCTTCTCCAAG TCAGAAATCTTCAAGAGACTCTTCACCAACGACCACAGGTACTCCAACAGATGAGACAGGAGTATCAGGGTCCGGAACCTATGAGCAAGGAGTATCAGGGTCCGGAACCTATGAGCCAGGGGTATCAGGGTCCGGAACAATGGGATCAATGACAATCGGCTCAGGGTCAGGCTCAGACTCTGGAGCAATGCTAGCAGATGGGTCATGGTTAGCTGGTTTAGCCATGGGAGACTCAGCCAGGGCTCACTCTCCATCATCATTCGCTGCCTCTTTAGCTCTCTCTTTCCTCCTCTTCTCCTTTGTTTACTTGTAG
- the LOC117911215 gene encoding endo-1,4-beta-xylanase 5, translated as MMYALPFCFLLLFFLANPPLAAPYDGPLYDFSAYTQCKTRAEGPLYNGGILKGARWDIPRVLADGVYSPAFVLRNLTTGTKYCFSSWVKIKGADSAPIRASLMSEKKTINCVGTVTARRGCWSFLKGGFVLDEPLDYSLLFFQNSDERAVDLAITSASLQPFTDQEWSTNQQYIINTERKRAVTIHVANTQGERLQGAEITVEQVSKDFPFGSAIAKTILGNLPYQNWFVKRFNAAVFENELKWYATEPDPGNITYALADQMLEFVRANQIVARGHNIFWEDPKYTPAWVRNLSGPALQSAVNNRIQSLMSKYKDEFVHWDVSNEMLHFDFYEQRLGPDATLHFYETAHQSDPLATLFMNDFNVVETCSDVNSTVDAYISRLRELSRGGATMSGIGLEGHFTIPNPPLIRAIVDKLATLQLPIWLTEIDISKTLSKETQAVYLEQVLREGFSHPSVNGIMLWTALHSYGCYQMCLTDDNFHNLPAGDVVDKLLKEWQTGEIGGQTDDHGSYSFFGFLGEYQVTVRYDNRTANSTFSLCRGDETRHFSIQL; from the exons ATGATGTATGCTCTGCCCTTTTGCTTCCTGCTTCTCTTCTTCCTTGCAAACCCTCCATTAGCTGCTCCTTATG ATGGGCCTCTATATGATTTTTCTGCCTACACTCAG TGCAAAACTCGGGCCGAGGGCCCTCTTTACAATGGTGGGATCCTCAAAGGCGCCCGCTGGGATATCCCACGTGTGCTCGCTGATGGTGTTTATTCTCCCGCCTTCGTCCTGCGCAACCTCACCACTGGCACCAAGTACTGTTTCTCCA GTTGGGTGAAGATAAAGGGTGCAGACTCAGCTCCTATAAGGGCAAGCCTAATgtcagaaaaaaaaacaatcaactgTGTAGGGACGGTTACTGCTAGGCGTGGATGCTGGTCTTTTCTAAAGGGTGGGTTCGTTCTTGATGAACCCTTGGATTACTCTCTCCTCTTCTTTCAG AATTCAGATGAGAGAGCTGTTGATTTGGCAATCACAAGTGCTTCTTTGCAGCCGTTCACCGATCAGGAGTGGAGCACAAATCAACAATATATAATCAACACT GAAAGGAAACGTGCAGTCACAATCCATGTAGCAAACACACAGGGAGAGAGGCTGCAAGGAGCAGAAATTACAGTAGAGCAAGTCTCAAAGGATTTCCCATTTGGATCTGCTATAGCAAAGACCATTCTTGGGAATTTGCCTTATCAG AACTGGTTCGTGAAGCGATTCAATGCTGCAGTGTTTGAAAATGAGCTCAAGTGGTATGCAACAGAGCCTGATCCTGGGAACATCACCTATGCCTTAGCAGACCAAATGTTGGAATTCGTCCGAGCAAACCAGATTGTTGCTAGAGGGCACAATATCTTCTGGGAGGACCCCAAGTACACGCCTGCATGGGTTCGGAACCTTTCAGGCCCTGCCCTACAATCAGCTGTCAACAACAGGATTCAAAGTCTAATGAGCAAGTACAAAGATGAATTTGTACATTGGGATGTTAGTAATGAAATGCTTCACTTTGATTTCTATGAGCAGCGGCTAGGCCCTGATGCCACCCTGCATTTCTATGAGACTGCACACCAGTCAGACCCCCTAGCAACCCTCTTCATGAATGATTTTAATGTGGTGGAGACTTGCAGTGATGTGAATTCAACAGTGGATGCATATATTTCAAGGCTAAGAGAGCTCAGCAGGGGTGGAGCAACCATGAGTGGAATTGGCCTTGAGGGCCATTTCACAATACCAAACCCTCCTCTGATCAGGGCTATCGTAGACAAGTTGGCCACTCTGCAGCTTCCCATTTGGCTCACAGAAATAGATATCAGCAAGACACTTAGCAAGGAAACACAG GCTGTATATCTAGAACAAGTACTGAGAGAAGGCTTTTCACATCCTTCAGTGAATGGGATAATGCTGTGGACTGCACTTCATTCATATGGGTGCTACCAAATGTGCCTAACAGATGATAATTTTCATAACCTCCCTGCTGGTGATGTGGTAGACAAGCTCCTGAAAGAATGGCAAACTGGGGAGATAGGGGGTCAGACTGATGACCATGGTTCGTATAGCTTTTTCGGTTTCTTGGGTGAATACCAGGTTACTGTAAGATATGACAACAGAACTGCAAATTCAACATTCTCTCTATGTAGAGGAGATGAAACCAGACACTTCAGCATTCAACTATAA
- the LOC117911291 gene encoding protein NUCLEAR FUSION DEFECTIVE 4-like translates to MGFHLSPASSSRKWLGFVTAVWVQCISGNNYTFSNYSDALKSLMALTQLQLNNLSVAKDVGKAFGLLAGLASDRLSTPMMLLIGSIEGLVGYGVQWLVVSRKIQPLPYWQMCIFLCMGGNSTTWMNTAVLVTCIRNFRTNRGPVSGILKGYVGLSTAIFTDLCTALFANDPAIFLLMLAIIPLLVCLSAILFLREVPPSSTAANEKEETKFFILFNIVAVVLAVYLLTFDVTGSHGRLLSQAFAVVLLFLLACPLSIPLYCMLQDFNRSGSKPSSDIEGLITETLLIQNGQPEMAAPASEEKVEPVVEIKRPRPSIGEDHTIIEAISTTDFWILFASFLFGVGTGLAVMNNMGQMGLALGYVDVSIFVSLTSIWGFFGRILSGSVSEYFIGKAGTPRPFWNAASQILMAVGYVVMAMALPSSLYIGSVVVGICYGVRLAVTVPIASELFGLKYYGLIYNILILNLPLGSFLFSGLLAGFLYDAHATHTAGGGSTCIGPHCYRLVFVVMALSCIIGFGLDVLLAIRTKNVYSKIRASKRSKKPAAPSNSQ, encoded by the exons ATGGGCTTCCACCTATCTCCCGCGTCCTCCTCCAGAAAATGGCTGGGGTTTGTGACGGCCGTTTGGGTTCAGTGCATCTCCGGCAACAACTACACTTTTTCCAACTACTCAGATGCTCTCAAATCGTTAATGGCTCTCACCCAGTTGCAACTCAACAACCTCTCTGTTGCCAAGGATGTGGGCAAGGCGTTTGGCCTCCTCGCCGGTCTCGCCTCCGACCGGTTGTCCACTCCGATGATGCTTCTTATTGGGTCGATTGAAGGGCTTGTCGGGTATGGGGTTCAATGGCTGGTCGTCAGCCGGAAAATCCAGCCGCTTCCCTATTGGCAG ATGTGTATATTTCTATGCATGGGAGGCAACAGTACGACATGGATGAACACGGCGGTTCTGGTGACATGCATCCGAAACTTCCGGACGAATCGAGGTCCGGTCTCCGGAATATTGAAGGGTTACGTGGGTCTGAGCACCGCCATCTTCACTGACCTCTGCACTGCTCTCTTTGCCAACGACCCCGCCATCTTCCTCCTCATGCTCGCCATCATCCCCCTTCTTGTCTGCCTCTCCGCTATTCTCTTCCTCCGCGAGGTCCCTCCGTCGTCCACCGCAGCCAACGAGAAGGAAGAGACCAAATTCTTCATCCTCTTCAACATCGTCGCCGTCGTCCTCGCCGTCTATCTCCTCACCTTCGACGTCACCGGCTCCCATGGCCGCCTCCTCTCTCAGGCATTCGCCGTCGTCCTGCTCTTCCTCCTGGCTTGCCCTCTTTCAATCCCTCTCTATTGCATGCTACAGGATTTTAACCGGTCCGGTTCAAAACCCAGTTCCGACATCGAGGGTCTAATCACCGAAACCCTCCTGATTCAAAACGGTCAGCCGGAAATGGCGGCTCCGGCATCGGAGGAAAAGGTGGAGCCTGTGGTGGAAATCAAACGACCCCGGCCGTCAATTGGGGAGGATCACACAATTATTGAAGCTATCAGCACCACTGATTTCTGGATACTCTTTGCATCCTTCCTCTTTGGAGTTGGCACTGGTTTGGCTGTTATGAATAACATGGGACAAATGGGTCTAGCTCTCGGCTACGTGGATGTCTCCATTTTCGTCTCCCTCACAAGCATTTGGGGTTTTTTCGGCCGAATTTTATCCGGTTCAGTTTCAGAATACTTCATAGG AAAAGCTGGAACACCAAGACCTTTCTGGAATGCAGCTTCTCAGATTCTGATGGCAGTTGGGTATGTTGTGATGGCCATGGCTTTGCCTAGCTCACTATACATTGGTTCAGTCGTGGTTGGGATTTGCTATGGAGTTCGTCTCGCTGTCACAGTCCCCATTGCTTCTGAACTGTTTGGCCTGAAATATTATGGTCTCATCTACAACATTCTAATCCTCAACCTCCCCCTTGGCTCCTTCCTCTTCTCCGGCCTGCTTGCTGGCTTCTTGTATGACGCCCATGCTACCCACACAGCAGGAGGTGGCAGCACATGCATAGGCCCCCACTGTTACAGGCTGGTGTTCGTGGTAATGGCCTTATCATGCATTATCGGGTTTGGCTTAGACGTCCTGCTGGCAATTAGAACAAAGAATGTTTACTCCAAGATTCGCGCGAGCAAGAGATCAAAGAAGCCAGCGGCCCCATCCAACAGCCAATAA